The following proteins come from a genomic window of Deltaproteobacteria bacterium:
- the eno gene encoding phosphopyruvate hydratase: MTTIIDVLAREILDSRGNPTVEAEVVLEDGSVGRAAVPSGASTGEHEAVELRDGDKKRYLGKGVLKAVSNIEDKIGIEIVGIDATEQVLIDKIMIELDGTENKSKLGANAILTVSLAVAKAASNSLCLPLYQYIGGVHANTLPVPMMNIINGGAHADNSLDLQEFMIMPAGAEDFSIAIRMGVEVFHSLKSILKKKGMNTAVGDEGGFAPSLKSNEEAIGLIMEAISQAGYKAGKDILLALDAAASEFYDSKKKVYNLKGEGRSLSSEKMVDYYEKLVKAYPIISIEDGLSENDWKGWKVLTERLGNKVQLVGDDIFVTNTKILARGIKEGIANAILIKVNQIGTLTETLDTIEMAKRAGYTAVVSHRSGETEDVTIADIAVAANAGQIKTGSASRTDRIAKYNQLLRIEEELGETARFLGRDAFYNL, encoded by the coding sequence ATGACAACTATTATAGATGTCCTTGCAAGGGAGATACTGGATTCAAGGGGCAATCCCACAGTAGAGGCAGAGGTTGTTCTTGAAGACGGCTCTGTGGGAAGGGCAGCAGTGCCGTCAGGGGCATCAACAGGCGAACATGAGGCAGTGGAATTAAGAGATGGCGATAAAAAAAGATACCTCGGCAAAGGCGTTTTAAAGGCTGTTTCAAATATTGAGGATAAGATAGGCATAGAGATAGTCGGCATAGATGCTACTGAACAGGTCTTGATAGACAAGATTATGATAGAACTTGACGGCACGGAAAATAAATCAAAACTCGGCGCCAATGCAATCCTTACTGTATCTTTGGCTGTTGCAAAGGCTGCAAGTAATTCCCTATGCCTCCCATTATACCAGTATATCGGCGGGGTCCATGCAAATACACTTCCTGTGCCAATGATGAATATAATAAACGGCGGCGCCCACGCAGATAACAGCCTTGACTTGCAGGAATTTATGATAATGCCTGCAGGTGCAGAGGATTTTTCAATCGCTATAAGGATGGGTGTTGAGGTATTTCACAGCCTCAAATCAATATTAAAAAAGAAGGGTATGAATACTGCTGTTGGTGATGAGGGCGGATTTGCACCAAGCCTTAAATCAAATGAAGAGGCAATTGGGTTAATAATGGAGGCTATATCTCAAGCAGGTTATAAGGCAGGAAAAGATATTTTGCTCGCCCTTGATGCAGCGGCAAGCGAGTTTTATGATTCTAAAAAGAAGGTCTATAATCTAAAAGGAGAGGGCAGGAGTTTGTCCTCTGAAAAGATGGTTGATTATTATGAAAAACTTGTTAAGGCATATCCGATAATATCTATTGAAGACGGACTTTCAGAGAATGACTGGAAGGGGTGGAAGGTCTTAACAGAGAGACTCGGCAATAAGGTGCAACTGGTAGGTGATGACATATTTGTTACCAATACAAAGATTCTGGCAAGAGGCATAAAAGAAGGGATTGCCAATGCCATACTTATAAAGGTCAACCAGATTGGGACACTGACAGAAACCCTTGATACAATTGAGATGGCAAAAAGGGCAGGCTACACTGCTGTAGTTTCACACCGAAGCGGCGAGACAGAGGATGTTACAATTGCAGACATAGCAGTTGCTGCAAATGCAGGACAAATCAAGACAGGCTCTGCGTCTCGGACAGACCGTATTGCAAAGTACAATCAACTCCTGCGGATTGAAGAAGAACTTGGGGAGACAGCAAGGTTTTTAGGCAGAGATGCCTTTTATAATCTATGA
- a CDS encoding DNA translocase FtsK has protein sequence MAEKEGIKSSHVKEIIGIFVLASCLFITISLLSYSEQDPAFLQQGIDKKTLNWGGRVGLYTSDGLFFLIGFSAYLLPLILFVVSIKLFLKKDPPYNASVVLSLLSLLASFSGLIGMLSADRFTAGGLIGGYIDYFLEGYLNTIGTVILLSAIAAVSMVYGTGISIVSLSKRFYAICDSTYKIINGQWLDWKERRKKSRDAKAKVQKKEIDALAKPDDKIHAAPIVVISEPSKEQFKRQAKSKEPVQQHFEFLESDGKFTLPPLSLLDINPEKGKSIDKEGIITNSKIVEKKLKDFGVDGTIVAVRPGPVITMYEFEPAPGIKVGKIINLTDDLALALRATSIRILAPVPGKAVVGIEVPNLIRGKIFLRDIMESQEYVKSHSFLTLGLGKDLVGNPFVSDLAKMPHLLLAGATGTGKSVAINAMILSILYKASPDDVKFIMIDPKMLELSAYEGIPHLLTPVVTDPRKAAGILRGVVREMGERYKLIAEFGAKNIARYNQMLDEGKEVITKTDRDTKRGHERLPYIVVVIDELADLMMVAGKDVEDCLVRLSQMARASGIHLLVATQRPSVDVITGLIKANFPARISCQVVSRTDSRTILDSMGAESLLGDGDMLFLPPGTAKLQRIHGGYVSEIEINRIAEFLKKQGSPVFHREILEAKLEDKNSKEQNEEDDKEFNSRYDEAVNIALQIGQISTSYIQRRLRIGYNTAARIIEKMEAEGVVGPSQGSKPREVLARREI, from the coding sequence ATGGCTGAAAAAGAGGGAATAAAAAGCAGTCATGTTAAGGAAATAATCGGGATATTTGTCCTTGCGTCCTGCCTTTTCATCACAATAAGCCTTCTGTCATACTCTGAACAAGACCCTGCCTTTTTACAACAAGGTATAGATAAAAAGACTCTCAACTGGGGCGGTCGTGTTGGTTTGTATACCAGCGATGGACTATTTTTTCTAATCGGATTTTCTGCATATCTTCTCCCTCTCATATTATTTGTCGTCTCCATTAAACTGTTTTTAAAAAAAGATCCCCCTTATAACGCATCTGTTGTTTTAAGCCTTTTGTCTTTACTTGCCTCATTTTCAGGTCTTATAGGTATGCTCTCTGCTGACAGGTTTACAGCGGGGGGACTTATCGGCGGCTATATTGACTATTTTCTGGAAGGCTACCTGAATACAATAGGCACAGTCATTCTTTTATCAGCCATTGCAGCAGTAAGCATGGTATATGGGACAGGCATCTCCATAGTAAGTCTTTCAAAAAGGTTTTATGCCATTTGCGATTCCACATATAAAATAATAAATGGGCAATGGCTAGATTGGAAGGAAAGGAGAAAAAAAAGCCGTGATGCAAAGGCTAAGGTTCAAAAGAAGGAAATAGATGCCCTTGCAAAACCTGACGATAAAATACATGCTGCACCGATAGTTGTCATATCAGAACCCTCAAAGGAGCAATTCAAAAGGCAGGCGAAATCAAAAGAACCTGTCCAGCAGCATTTTGAATTTTTAGAGTCTGATGGAAAATTTACACTCCCGCCCCTTTCCCTTCTGGATATAAACCCTGAAAAGGGTAAGTCCATAGATAAAGAGGGTATAATCACAAATTCAAAGATCGTTGAAAAAAAACTCAAGGATTTTGGTGTTGATGGGACCATAGTTGCTGTAAGACCGGGCCCTGTTATAACAATGTATGAATTTGAGCCGGCACCCGGGATAAAGGTCGGTAAGATTATAAATCTTACAGATGACCTTGCCCTTGCCCTCCGTGCAACATCAATCAGGATACTTGCACCTGTTCCCGGAAAGGCAGTTGTAGGCATAGAGGTCCCGAATCTCATAAGGGGAAAGATATTCTTAAGGGATATTATGGAGAGTCAGGAGTATGTAAAAAGTCATTCCTTTTTAACACTGGGGCTTGGTAAAGACCTTGTAGGCAATCCCTTTGTTTCTGACCTTGCAAAGATGCCGCATCTTTTGCTTGCAGGTGCAACAGGAACAGGTAAGAGTGTGGCAATAAATGCAATGATACTAAGCATCCTCTATAAGGCATCGCCTGATGATGTAAAATTTATAATGATAGACCCGAAGATGCTTGAACTTTCAGCATACGAAGGCATACCCCATCTTTTAACCCCTGTTGTAACAGACCCTAGAAAGGCCGCAGGTATACTCCGCGGGGTTGTAAGAGAGATGGGGGAAAGGTATAAACTTATAGCAGAGTTTGGCGCAAAGAATATTGCCAGATATAATCAAATGCTGGACGAAGGTAAAGAGGTGATTACAAAAACAGACAGGGATACAAAAAGAGGGCATGAGAGATTACCATACATAGTTGTTGTTATAGATGAACTTGCAGATTTAATGATGGTTGCAGGCAAAGATGTGGAGGACTGCCTTGTGAGACTCTCACAGATGGCAAGGGCATCAGGCATACATCTTCTGGTAGCAACACAGAGACCATCTGTTGATGTAATAACAGGGCTTATCAAGGCAAATTTCCCTGCAAGGATTTCCTGTCAGGTTGTATCTAGGACAGACTCCCGCACAATCCTTGATTCTATGGGCGCAGAGAGTCTCCTCGGAGACGGTGATATGCTCTTTTTACCGCCCGGCACAGCAAAACTGCAAAGGATACACGGCGGATATGTATCTGAGATAGAAATCAACAGGATTGCTGAATTTTTGAAGAAACAAGGCAGCCCTGTGTTTCATAGAGAAATCCTTGAAGCAAAACTGGAAGATAAAAATAGTAAAGAACAAAATGAAGAAGATGACAAGGAATTTAACAGTAGATATGATGAGGCAGTAAATATTGCCCTGCAAATAGGACAAATATCTACATCCTATATTCAAAGGAGGCTGCGGATTGGCTATAACACAGCCGCAAGAATCATTGAAAAGATGGAGGCAGAAGGTGTTGTTGGTCCAAGTCAGGGAAGCAAACCCAGAGAGGTACTGGCAAGAAGGGAGATATAA